The Verrucomicrobium spinosum DSM 4136 = JCM 18804 DNA segment CGATGCCCCTGAACCAGGGTGCCGCCCGGTGGGCCACTTCCATCAGCGGGGTCTTGCTGGCGGCCAGCTCCTTCCACGGCACCACGGATACTGCCGTGATGGCCACGGCCATGTAGATCAAGGTGGCCAGGATCATCGCGCCAATGAGACCAAAGGGAATGTCACGCCGGGGATTCTTCACCTCCTCCGACACATTGAGGATGTCCTCAAAGCCAATGAAGGAGAAAAACATCAGCACCGCCCCTTGCAACACGAGAGCAAGCGTGATGCCCGACCCCAAACCGCCCTCGATGGTATCACCCGGTGTCTCCAGATAATTCACCCCACCCCAGAAGCGCATGCCCACCACAATGATGAACAACAACCCAGCCGTCTCAACCACCGTGCACACGATGTTGGCCCACATGCTCTCACGAATGCCGCGATAAATGATCCCGCCCACCAACGCCACCAGTCCTATGGCAACGAACTTGATCGGCAGCGCCATGCCCAGCGCTTTCTCCAGATTCTCTGCGATAGCTTGTGAGCCGGTGGCCATGCTGGTGAGCCCGCTCATCATCACCGCAATGCCCACCACGTAGCTCAGCCAGGAGTACTTGAAAGAACGATGGGTGACATACGCCGCCCCACCGGCCTTGGGATAGCGGCTGCCGGCACAGGCATAAGAGAGCCCGGTCAACAGCGCAGCTACCATCGCCGCCAGAAAGGCAAGCCAGATAGCATTGCCAAGACTGTCGGCCGCCCGCCCCACCAGCGCGTAGATGCCCGCTCCGAGCATTGACCCCAGACCATAAAACAAAATCTGCCACGGACCCAGCGTCTTCTGAAGCGCTGGCTGTTGGGGAGGAGTGTGGGAGTCAGGCTGGTTCATGGGGGCCGTTCATTCTGAGCAAACGAACGGCCAACGTCCACGATCAAATGCCACCATTTTCGGCATACGCCCCCCGAAGAACCAGCGCGATGGTCAGGGTTTGGCCGCGACTTCCGCTTTGGTTTTGTCCAGCACTTCCTTCAAGGTGACCTCTGCACCGCCGCGGCGCTTGCTCTCGTCCGCAGCCTCCATGAAGGCATAGATCTCGACCGTCTCTTCCATGCTCACCGGAGGCTTCCCGGTACGGAACATTTCAATAGCAGCCACCAGGAGCGGGTCGTAGCCATCGTAGGTTCCCACTACAGCTTCGCCCTTCTCACCTTTGGCAGTGCCGCCATAGGCCTTGGATTTGTCCGTGCTTTGGCGGAATGCGCCCTTGCGCCCACCTTCCCAGGTGCCGGTGACTTCAATCCGACCATCCGTCGTAGTGCCGCGCTTCACTGAGACACACCCTGTGCCCATGACGGTGAAGAGGGATTCCACACCGTGGATACCATACCAGAAGAGGTCGGGATGGGTGGGCTCCAGGCTCACTGGGCTGTGGGTCTCTGCTTCCAGCACCTTGCCGATGGACCCACCACGCACAGCGAGCGTCCCTTTGCCAAATCGCAGGGAAGAAGAGGAGAAAATGGGCACACCGGCCTTCTTTGCTTCATCAAAAATACGCAACACATCCGCCAGCGAGGCAGCCATGGGCTTGTCCACAAACACCGGCTGTTTGGCTTTCAGCACCGGGCGGATCTGTTCCAAATGAGGACGACCATCATTGGTTTCGAGCAGAATTGCATCAGTTTTGCCCAGCAACTCCTCAATGGAACCCACGATCTCGCCACCCAGACTTTTCACTTTCTCCGTGTACTCAGGCACGCGTTTGGTGCTGCTCTCGATGTCCGGGCTGCCCTTGGGGTAGGCCGCCACCATTTTGGCACCCGCCAGTTTTGCGGCATCTTCAGGGTTCTTGGCCCCCTTGTTCAAGGCCTGGGTGAAGGACGTGGCGTGGGAAGTGTCCAGACCAATGATGCCCACCCGCAGTGACTTGGGCTCATCTGCCCGTCCGATGGCGGGCAGACAGACGGCAGATGTGGCGGCGGCGAACAGGAAAAACAGACGTCTTTGCATACCCAGAAACCAACGCAGCAGCCGTGGCCGCGTCTTGCAAAACCACCCCCTCGAACTCTGAGTGTCCAATGCCCAGTTTTGGTAGGATTGTGACAATCACCTCACCGTGCGCCTCAGCGCTTTCTCTGTGCAGGGATGGAAGTTGGTGGTAAAGAGCGCCCATGACCCTCTCAAACCAGAGCTGGTGGACCCCCGGCAAGATTCTGGCTCTGCTCATCGTCATCAATCTCTTCAGCTACATCGACCGCTACGTCCTGGTGGCAGTGGAGCCGGAGTTGCGCGCAGAATTTCTGGCGGGTGACGCCATGGCCAAGACCAAGTCGGGGCTCTGGCAGACGGCATTCATGATCTCCTACATGCTGATGGCCCCGCTCTTCGGATGGCTGGCCGATCGCACCTCCCGCTGGCTGTTGATCGGGCTGGGCCTCTTGCTGTGGAGCGCCGCGAGTATCGGGTCCGGGATCGCGACAGGATTCACCATGCTCCTGCTCACGCGGGCCATGATCGGGGTGGGTGAGGCAGCCTATGGGCCTGCGGCCCCTGCCCTGATCGCAGAAATGTATCCCGTCCATCGGCGCGGCATCGTCATGTCCTGGTTCTTCATGGCCATCCCCGTGGGGAGCGCTCTAGGTTATGCTCTGGGCGGGCTGGCCAACAGTTACCTGGACTGGCGCTGGGGTTTCTGGCTGGCAGGGGTACCGGGCATCCTCCTCGCCATGGTCTGCTTCTTCTTGAAGGATACACGGCGCAGCCAGGCCGCCGCCGCAGGACAGGCTCACCACGCCCCGGGGTTTGCCGACTACAAGCACCTGCTTCGCATCCCCTCCTATGTCATCAACGTGGCCGCGCAGACGGCCATGACCTTTGCCATCGGGGGCCTTTCTTTCTGGCTGCCTGCCTACATCACCGAGTACCGGCAATATGGCACGCTGGGGCAGGTCTCTACCCTGGTGGGTGCCATCACCGCCGTGTCCGGCCTGGGGGCCACGCTCTTCGGGGGCTGGCTGGCGGACCGCTTGCGCAGCCGCTTTGCCGCCTCTTATTTCCTCGTCTCCGGGGCAGGCATGGCCCTGGCCTTTCCCTGCACGCTGGCCATGCTGTTTGCCCCCTTCCCTCTGGCTTGGGTGTTTGCATTCGGCGCGGTGTTTTTCCTGTTCTTCAACATCGGTCCGGCCAACACCGCCCTGGCCAACGTGGTGCCAGCCTCGGTGCGTTCCAGTGCCTTTGCCCTGAACATCCTCACGATTCACGCGCTGGGAGACGCCATATCGCCGACGCTGATCGGAGCGGTGGCCGATCGCTCCAACATGAACCTGGGCTTCATGCTCGTGTCCGGCACCATGCTGGTGGCGGCCGTGCTCTGGTTCATCGGCATGCGGTGGCTGCCGCAGGATGTGGAGCGCGCCGCAGCGCGGGATGCGGAGAAGCAGCCGGTGTGAGATCGAATCCGGGCCTAAAAGCAGCGCGCAGGCAGTTCGGCGAAGAATCAGAAGCAACCGGCAACGTTACCACCCGCGATCAACGCATGTTCCTCATCGAACCCGAAGGGTTCACCATGAATAGCCATGGGTGAAACGAGCGTAGCGAGTGCAACCCATGGAAGTCGCCCCCTCCCTCTACTGCGGAGCGGTAGGCCCATCGTCCTGCGCCACCCGACGCGTCATCCCGCGATCTCACCCATGCAGACTGTTGTCCGCCATGGCCTACCGCTCCGCGGTAGAATTCGCCTTACAACACACCATGGGTAGTCCTCGCTACGCTCGGCCGACCCATGGCTACGCATGGCGAACCCTCAGGGTTCCTGAGATAACTCCCGCAACACTGAC contains these protein-coding regions:
- a CDS encoding APC family permease; its protein translation is MNQPDSHTPPQQPALQKTLGPWQILFYGLGSMLGAGIYALVGRAADSLGNAIWLAFLAAMVAALLTGLSYACAGSRYPKAGGAAYVTHRSFKYSWLSYVVGIAVMMSGLTSMATGSQAIAENLEKALGMALPIKFVAIGLVALVGGIIYRGIRESMWANIVCTVVETAGLLFIIVVGMRFWGGVNYLETPGDTIEGGLGSGITLALVLQGAVLMFFSFIGFEDILNVSEEVKNPRRDIPFGLIGAMILATLIYMAVAITAVSVVPWKELAASKTPLMEVAHRAAPWFRGIDKIYVGISIFAIGNTALLNYIMGSRLLYGMSRQGLLPQVLGRVHPRRHSPHVAIAVLFVIVTGLILSGGVKALAESTVLLLLTVFTVVNIGLVILKRRKDEPKGGFEVPVIVPILGALVCASLVVVRVMSAIQSADPANRTAPLIAAAVLVVALALYFIIKPKHDMGEVEM
- a CDS encoding Gfo/Idh/MocA family protein, with amino-acid sequence MQRRLFFLFAAATSAVCLPAIGRADEPKSLRVGIIGLDTSHATSFTQALNKGAKNPEDAAKLAGAKMVAAYPKGSPDIESSTKRVPEYTEKVKSLGGEIVGSIEELLGKTDAILLETNDGRPHLEQIRPVLKAKQPVFVDKPMAASLADVLRIFDEAKKAGVPIFSSSSLRFGKGTLAVRGGSIGKVLEAETHSPVSLEPTHPDLFWYGIHGVESLFTVMGTGCVSVKRGTTTDGRIEVTGTWEGGRKGAFRQSTDKSKAYGGTAKGEKGEAVVGTYDGYDPLLVAAIEMFRTGKPPVSMEETVEIYAFMEAADESKRRGGAEVTLKEVLDKTKAEVAAKP
- a CDS encoding spinster family MFS transporter, which gives rise to MTLSNQSWWTPGKILALLIVINLFSYIDRYVLVAVEPELRAEFLAGDAMAKTKSGLWQTAFMISYMLMAPLFGWLADRTSRWLLIGLGLLLWSAASIGSGIATGFTMLLLTRAMIGVGEAAYGPAAPALIAEMYPVHRRGIVMSWFFMAIPVGSALGYALGGLANSYLDWRWGFWLAGVPGILLAMVCFFLKDTRRSQAAAAGQAHHAPGFADYKHLLRIPSYVINVAAQTAMTFAIGGLSFWLPAYITEYRQYGTLGQVSTLVGAITAVSGLGATLFGGWLADRLRSRFAASYFLVSGAGMALAFPCTLAMLFAPFPLAWVFAFGAVFFLFFNIGPANTALANVVPASVRSSAFALNILTIHALGDAISPTLIGAVADRSNMNLGFMLVSGTMLVAAVLWFIGMRWLPQDVERAAARDAEKQPV